A portion of the Luxibacter massiliensis genome contains these proteins:
- a CDS encoding ABC transporter permease: protein MKRNMLFGTGILLLAILFLLAVFVPVFSPWPYTAQNADIQNIGASISHPFGTDKFGRDLFVRVFYGTRISLAVGLISAAICGVLGVLWGSAAGYAGGRMDMLLMRIADIIDAIPSLLYVILLLLVLGGNLGSMLLGICISGWIELARIVRGEVIRLKEREFCTSARLAGAGPVRILRVHLLPNAVGPIIVSLTFSVPRAIFTEAFLSFVGVGITDPAASLGALIQDARSQMQVYPAQMIWPMAVLCILILSMNLIGTGLERILGQNEEGHR from the coding sequence CAGTTTTTTCCCCATGGCCGTATACGGCACAGAATGCAGACATACAAAATATAGGCGCCAGCATTTCACACCCTTTTGGCACAGATAAATTTGGAAGAGACCTCTTTGTGCGGGTCTTTTATGGAACAAGAATCAGCCTGGCGGTGGGACTCATAAGCGCCGCCATATGCGGTGTCCTGGGAGTGCTCTGGGGAAGTGCGGCAGGATATGCAGGTGGCCGGATGGATATGCTGCTTATGCGGATTGCAGACATTATAGATGCCATCCCCTCCCTGCTATATGTGATTCTTCTGCTCCTAGTGCTGGGAGGCAATCTGGGAAGTATGCTGCTTGGAATCTGTATTTCTGGCTGGATCGAATTAGCGCGTATTGTGCGGGGAGAAGTGATTCGGCTGAAGGAAAGGGAATTCTGCACATCCGCCCGCCTGGCAGGGGCAGGCCCTGTGAGGATCCTCAGAGTGCATCTTCTCCCCAACGCCGTAGGGCCTATCATTGTCAGCCTGACGTTTTCGGTGCCAAGGGCCATCTTTACAGAGGCTTTCCTGAGCTTTGTGGGCGTGGGCATCACAGATCCTGCGGCCAGCTTAGGAGCGCTGATACAGGATGCCAGGAGCCAGATGCAGGTATATCCGGCACAGATGATTTGGCCAATGGCAGTACTTTGTATTTTAATACTTTCTATGAACTTAATTGGCACAGGATTAGAGAGGATCCTGGGGCAGAATGAGGAAGGGCACAGATGA
- a CDS encoding dipeptide ABC transporter ATP-binding protein, which yields MSLLRVQDLNVQFYDRQERREAVSHLSFEVEAGEILGIAGESGSGKSTAMEAVLGLLPGTARVFCGQMVFQDRDITPPDFGVAQRNEIKAYEQKMESVRGSQIAMVFQDPLACLNPSIKIGKQVAQAYRIHTKCGRRAAEERTEELLDMVGIRDPRKRMGQYPFELSGGMRQRAVIAAALACGPKLLIADEPTTALDVTVQRQILRLLEKISVETKTAILIVSHDLGVIAALSQRVLVMQHGILAEEGRAEDIFYDPGHPYTKELLARTLKLGKMAESRSFGEVLLEASHVAKYFPGTEVPKYVRRRQVTEAVQDVSFQIARGECFGLVGESGCGKTTLAGMVTGILKPTKGQVLYKGEPMKNPVQMVFQDPYASLNPRMKVEELLEEPLLLNTPLTKTQRRERAEEMLKLVGLQAKDLDKYPGSFSGGERQRIGIARALIPGAGLIVCDEPVSALDVPTQEQILKLLEEIQKKTGVSYLFISHDLNIVKRISHRVGVMYGGRILETGDTKEIYKDPWHPYTKALLSAILIPNPVKARRQSYHPYPEERKRKAAAGTGCPFADRCGYAMERCFMEKPETYPFERRSCACFLYSKEHAGKRDSGLRMTSQV from the coding sequence ATGAGTTTGCTGAGGGTACAGGACTTAAATGTACAATTTTATGACAGACAGGAGAGGAGGGAGGCGGTCAGCCACCTGTCCTTTGAAGTTGAAGCTGGGGAAATCCTGGGTATCGCCGGAGAGTCTGGTTCAGGGAAGAGTACTGCCATGGAGGCTGTCCTGGGACTTTTGCCAGGGACAGCGCGGGTGTTCTGCGGGCAGATGGTTTTCCAGGACAGGGATATAACGCCCCCGGATTTTGGGGTGGCCCAAAGAAATGAGATCAAGGCTTATGAACAGAAAATGGAATCGGTCCGTGGCAGCCAGATTGCCATGGTGTTCCAGGATCCTCTGGCCTGCCTCAACCCCAGCATAAAAATAGGAAAGCAGGTTGCACAGGCTTACCGCATACACACAAAATGTGGCCGCCGTGCGGCAGAGGAGAGGACTGAGGAGCTTCTGGACATGGTGGGGATACGGGATCCGAGAAAACGGATGGGGCAGTATCCCTTTGAGCTTTCTGGAGGAATGCGGCAGAGAGCTGTTATTGCCGCCGCACTGGCCTGTGGGCCGAAGCTTTTGATAGCCGATGAACCTACAACAGCCTTGGATGTGACCGTACAGAGACAAATTCTCAGACTTCTTGAGAAGATTTCGGTGGAGACAAAAACAGCAATTTTAATTGTCAGCCATGACCTGGGCGTTATTGCCGCATTGAGCCAAAGGGTTCTTGTCATGCAGCATGGGATTCTGGCAGAGGAAGGAAGGGCAGAGGACATCTTTTATGATCCTGGGCATCCTTATACAAAGGAGCTTTTGGCCCGCACTCTTAAGCTGGGAAAGATGGCAGAATCCAGATCCTTTGGGGAGGTTCTCCTGGAGGCCTCACATGTGGCAAAATATTTTCCAGGGACGGAGGTCCCTAAATATGTAAGAAGGCGCCAGGTTACAGAGGCAGTGCAAGATGTGTCTTTCCAGATTGCCCGGGGCGAGTGCTTTGGGCTGGTGGGGGAGAGCGGCTGTGGAAAGACAACCCTGGCGGGCATGGTGACAGGTATTTTAAAACCTACCAAAGGCCAGGTTCTATATAAAGGCGAACCAATGAAGAATCCCGTACAGATGGTTTTTCAGGATCCATATGCGTCGCTTAATCCGCGGATGAAGGTGGAGGAGCTTTTAGAAGAGCCTCTTTTATTGAATACCCCGCTGACAAAGACCCAGAGAAGGGAAAGGGCAGAGGAGATGCTTAAGCTGGTAGGCCTGCAGGCCAAAGACTTGGACAAGTATCCGGGATCCTTTTCCGGCGGGGAACGCCAGCGTATCGGCATCGCCAGGGCATTAATCCCGGGGGCCGGGCTGATTGTCTGTGATGAGCCTGTATCAGCCCTGGATGTGCCCACCCAGGAACAAATACTAAAGCTATTGGAGGAGATACAGAAAAAGACAGGTGTATCCTATCTTTTTATCTCCCATGACTTAAATATTGTCAAGCGCATCAGCCACAGGGTGGGGGTCATGTATGGGGGAAGGATTTTAGAGACAGGGGATACAAAAGAAATATATAAGGATCCATGGCATCCTTACACAAAGGCACTTCTGTCTGCCATACTTATACCAAATCCTGTGAAGGCCAGGCGGCAGAGCTATCATCCCTATCCAGAAGAAAGGAAAAGGAAGGCAGCGGCGGGCACAGGATGCCCGTTTGCAGACAGATGCGGCTATGCCATGGAACGCTGCTTTATGGAGAAACCAGAGACATATCCGTTTGAAAGGCGCAGCTGTGCCTGCTTTTTATATTCCAAAGAACATGCCGGAAAAAGGGACAGCGGCCTGAGGATGACATCACAAGTATAA